A single window of Rubripirellula lacrimiformis DNA harbors:
- a CDS encoding alpha/beta fold hydrolase produces the protein MPRQPDLAAAAPQLAARRLKAVLPTKRPRPHPTSFDSHRQQGRTIKILFLHGWNSVTGGRKPSFLADAGHEVFNPALPDEDFDQAVRIAEAELVRHQPDVIVGSSRGGAVAINMNSGRTPLVLLCPAWKRWGTVTSVSQNTIILHSPQDDVIPLTDSQSLISNSGLPPTSLIEIGTDHRLADPQSLATMLDACLGFRPRVMGADFGAPRKAGDQAKKIILMEAIRLGDKKYAIEATGRNRRLTRPFDSKQSWKHNRRGWTLPELSDSLESDCTIRSAAFDFPFSIPIGLLNDPEFAARLGQPVFRTRDRWVRYVSDQLALRFANENAGAEMTDLAKFTPWKDKDFWQRRCTDTATQGSPPLKHLFQNVFSMTICGAALLGRLSSDGYCTLLDTANANSHRSIFETYPREVANRIGFRGSYKSCPEACLEKALEYLQNRNIDLIFDSDIRHFCETYRTSSTDPDGADAFLCLVASICESEGISRLCRGTANASTLRQEGAIIVPAAIE, from the coding sequence TTGCCTCGGCAACCGGATTTGGCTGCCGCCGCTCCGCAGCTAGCTGCACGCCGCCTGAAGGCGGTACTACCAACAAAACGCCCACGACCGCATCCCACCTCGTTTGACAGCCACCGACAACAAGGCCGCACCATCAAGATCCTTTTTCTACACGGCTGGAATTCCGTCACCGGCGGCCGCAAACCCAGCTTCCTGGCGGACGCGGGTCATGAAGTTTTCAACCCCGCACTTCCAGACGAGGACTTTGACCAAGCGGTTCGAATTGCGGAAGCGGAGTTGGTCCGGCACCAGCCTGACGTGATCGTCGGATCGTCTCGCGGCGGCGCCGTCGCAATCAACATGAACAGTGGCCGAACACCGTTGGTGCTGCTTTGTCCCGCATGGAAGCGATGGGGCACCGTCACAAGCGTGTCGCAGAACACGATCATCTTGCACTCACCTCAGGACGATGTGATTCCACTAACCGATAGCCAGTCGCTGATTTCGAACAGTGGCCTGCCGCCGACGTCGTTGATCGAAATTGGAACCGACCATCGTCTCGCGGATCCCCAGTCGCTGGCAACGATGCTGGACGCTTGCCTGGGGTTCCGTCCCAGGGTGATGGGTGCCGATTTTGGTGCTCCGCGGAAGGCAGGCGATCAGGCAAAGAAGATCATCCTGATGGAAGCGATTCGGTTGGGTGACAAGAAGTACGCCATCGAAGCAACAGGTCGCAATCGCCGCCTAACGCGTCCCTTCGACAGCAAGCAATCCTGGAAACACAACCGACGCGGTTGGACGCTGCCTGAACTATCCGATTCACTGGAAAGCGATTGCACGATTCGATCCGCTGCATTCGACTTCCCGTTCTCGATTCCAATAGGTTTGCTGAACGATCCCGAATTCGCAGCACGATTGGGGCAACCCGTTTTTCGCACTCGGGATCGATGGGTTCGTTATGTCAGCGACCAGCTTGCCCTGCGGTTTGCGAACGAAAACGCGGGCGCCGAGATGACTGACCTAGCCAAGTTCACACCTTGGAAAGACAAGGATTTCTGGCAGCGCCGGTGCACCGACACGGCAACCCAAGGAAGCCCGCCGCTGAAACATCTGTTCCAAAATGTGTTCTCCATGACGATCTGCGGTGCCGCCTTGCTAGGCCGTCTTTCCAGCGACGGGTACTGCACTCTGCTGGACACGGCAAACGCCAACTCGCATCGATCCATCTTCGAAACCTACCCCCGCGAAGTTGCCAATCGGATTGGATTCCGAGGAAGCTATAAATCATGCCCCGAAGCCTGTCTGGAAAAGGCACTCGAATACTTACAAAACCGAAACATCGACTTGATTTTCGACAGCGACATTCGCCATTTTTGCGAAACGTATCGCACGTCCTCAACGGACCCTGATGGTGCGGATGCTTTCTTGTGTTTGGTGGCTTCGATCTGCGAGTCCGAAGGCATCAGCCGTCTTTGTCGCGGAACCGCCAACGCCTCGACTTTACGGCAAGAGGGCGCGATCATCGTGCCCGCGGCCATTGAGTGA
- a CDS encoding PSD1 and planctomycete cytochrome C domain-containing protein, whose amino-acid sequence MVYRWIHWLALGSTGLAFCGATLAVADEPVQFERDVAPLLLNRCVECHQGAEPSGGLLLTTQAGLLAGGESGAAVDLDTPSDSELLLRVHGGEMPPAQKGVSQQLPADEIAVLQRWIAGGADWPADRKLDWFERTSSGRSGRDWWSLQPVVRPSVPRLTSLPQPPNPIDAFVFSGLERAGFVPAPQAAPRVLLRRLYVDLTGLPPTQMQIEAFEADPSDQAWDQEIDRLLDSPQYGQRWARYWLDLVRYADTSGYERDQEKPFAWKYRDWVVDALNADMPVDQFIIQQLAGDEIPGRTEKSTIATGFLRLGTWNDEPNDPLDYQYDRLEDLVHTTSSAFLGLTVKCARCHAHKFDPIMQEDYYRMASAFWAGPIGPRARDLLGGPSAKELGFDDVLGWTDLTSKPEPIRLLANGERDAPLQEVRPASLSMFPQLEREFEAPPEDARTSQRRLQLAQWIAHPENPLTARVYVNRLWGHHFGAAIVRSPNNFGFLADPPTHPRLLDWLAAELVSGDWKTKRIHKLILTSQTWRQSSLHPQSDKYETKDAGNRLWWRAKIRRLDAEALRDSMLATTGELDLRLGGPGFQPEISAAALEGLSRKSKAWQVSPQQEQFRRSLYLYSKRALLSPMMTTFNFSDANQSCAQRDVTTVPTQALVMMNNPFVHDRSQSLAKNAVAQSDPVQAMWSAVLARSPAADERRDAERFLASQRDLFAQSSDQSDAPASVAPDVKAAADPSRTPPIDPTELALASLAQVLINSNEFLYVD is encoded by the coding sequence TTGGTTTATCGTTGGATTCACTGGCTGGCGTTGGGTTCAACGGGGCTGGCCTTCTGTGGGGCGACGTTGGCGGTTGCGGATGAACCGGTTCAGTTCGAGCGTGATGTTGCGCCGTTGCTGCTAAACCGCTGTGTTGAGTGTCACCAGGGGGCTGAACCGTCCGGCGGACTGTTGCTTACCACGCAGGCCGGCTTGTTGGCCGGTGGCGAATCCGGTGCGGCGGTGGATCTTGATACGCCCAGTGATAGTGAATTGCTGCTACGCGTCCACGGTGGTGAAATGCCTCCGGCGCAAAAGGGTGTATCGCAGCAGTTGCCAGCGGATGAAATCGCGGTGCTGCAGCGTTGGATCGCGGGGGGAGCCGACTGGCCTGCGGACCGAAAACTGGACTGGTTTGAACGCACCAGTTCTGGCCGAAGTGGCCGTGATTGGTGGTCGCTTCAGCCGGTCGTCCGGCCGAGCGTTCCGCGACTCACTTCGTTGCCTCAGCCGCCCAATCCGATTGACGCTTTTGTTTTTTCGGGCCTGGAACGGGCGGGATTTGTTCCTGCGCCGCAAGCCGCACCGCGTGTTCTGCTGCGACGACTGTACGTGGATCTCACCGGTTTACCACCGACCCAGATGCAGATCGAAGCATTCGAAGCTGACCCGTCGGACCAGGCATGGGACCAGGAAATTGATCGCTTGTTGGATTCGCCGCAATACGGACAGCGGTGGGCGCGGTACTGGCTGGACTTGGTCCGTTACGCGGACACCAGCGGGTATGAACGGGATCAAGAAAAGCCGTTTGCGTGGAAGTATCGCGACTGGGTGGTCGATGCGTTGAACGCCGACATGCCTGTGGATCAATTCATCATCCAACAGTTGGCGGGTGACGAGATCCCCGGTCGGACCGAGAAGTCCACGATCGCGACGGGGTTTCTGCGGCTGGGAACTTGGAATGACGAACCGAACGACCCGCTGGATTATCAATACGACCGCTTGGAGGATTTGGTCCATACGACGTCATCGGCGTTCCTGGGGCTGACGGTCAAATGTGCACGTTGCCACGCGCACAAATTTGATCCCATCATGCAAGAAGATTACTACCGTATGGCATCCGCGTTTTGGGCGGGACCGATTGGGCCACGCGCACGCGACTTGCTGGGTGGCCCCAGTGCGAAAGAATTGGGGTTCGACGATGTTCTTGGCTGGACGGATCTGACCAGCAAGCCAGAACCGATCCGGTTGCTTGCCAATGGGGAACGTGATGCACCGCTACAGGAAGTACGGCCCGCTTCCCTGTCGATGTTTCCCCAGCTGGAACGAGAATTTGAAGCACCGCCCGAGGATGCAAGGACGTCGCAGCGTCGACTGCAGTTGGCCCAGTGGATTGCCCATCCTGAAAATCCGTTGACCGCGCGAGTCTATGTCAATCGACTGTGGGGGCATCATTTCGGTGCGGCGATCGTTCGGTCTCCCAATAATTTCGGATTTTTGGCGGACCCGCCGACACACCCCAGGCTGCTGGATTGGTTGGCGGCCGAGCTGGTTTCGGGGGACTGGAAAACCAAGCGGATTCACAAGCTGATTTTGACATCCCAAACATGGCGGCAATCGTCGTTGCATCCGCAATCGGACAAGTACGAAACGAAAGATGCGGGCAACCGTTTGTGGTGGCGAGCCAAGATCCGGCGTCTGGATGCCGAAGCGTTGCGGGATTCGATGTTGGCGACCACGGGTGAACTGGATCTGCGACTTGGCGGACCCGGTTTCCAACCCGAAATCAGTGCCGCCGCGCTGGAAGGGCTGTCGCGAAAGTCAAAGGCGTGGCAGGTGTCGCCGCAACAGGAACAGTTCCGACGAAGTTTGTACCTTTATTCCAAACGCGCTTTGCTGTCACCAATGATGACGACGTTCAATTTTTCGGACGCCAATCAATCGTGTGCACAACGAGACGTGACCACGGTGCCGACGCAGGCATTGGTGATGATGAACAACCCGTTTGTGCATGATCGATCGCAGAGTTTGGCCAAGAATGCAGTCGCCCAGTCCGATCCGGTGCAAGCGATGTGGTCGGCCGTATTGGCCCGATCCCCGGCCGCGGATGAGCGGCGTGACGCCGAACGATTTTTGGCATCGCAGCGAGATCTGTTTGCACAATCCAGCGACCAGTCCGACGCGCCGGCAAGCGTCGCCCCCGACGTCAAGGCTGCCGCCGATCCATCGCGCACGCCGCCCATCGATCCCACCGAACTCGCGCTGGCCTCGTTGGCACAAGTGCTAATCAATTCGAACGAATTTCTGTACGTAGACTGA
- a CDS encoding DUF1501 domain-containing protein, producing the protein MSDQPKFPCGQSRREFVWEMGAGFTGVALAGMLSGNGSAIAGQPLRGSALASAVPRAKSVIFLMMNGAPSQVDTFDYKPELEKAAGKQLPADKKFTNSGGRAMGYLTPAWRPFRPGGESGLMVSDYFPKVREHADKLCVINSCHTDSHAHGSALVAMNTGKTQIGRPSLGSWCVYGMGSENENLPGYVVILDKRGGPIGGQSNWSSGFMPGTYNGTLFRPVGNPILDLKGPDHITQAVQREQLDLLARFNQKHLAARAGRQTLADRIESFELAYRMQAATPEAVDLSQESAATLEMYGVGQKPTDEYGRNCLIARRLVERGVRFIQLYSGGGHLEETWDAHESIEKNHGGHAAEVDQPIAALLTDLEQRGMLEDTLVIWGGEFGRMPFSEGKDAPGRNHNPYGFTMWMAGGHVKGGTTYGKTDELGFEAVEDKVHLHDLHATILHAMGMDHELLSWFHQGREETLTDVGGRIIHDLFA; encoded by the coding sequence ATGTCTGATCAACCGAAGTTCCCCTGTGGTCAATCACGTCGTGAATTCGTCTGGGAAATGGGCGCCGGGTTCACCGGTGTCGCCCTAGCGGGAATGTTGTCCGGAAACGGTTCGGCGATCGCGGGCCAGCCCCTGCGCGGCTCTGCACTGGCCAGCGCTGTACCGCGGGCAAAGTCCGTGATCTTTCTGATGATGAACGGTGCTCCGTCACAGGTCGACACGTTCGACTACAAGCCCGAGCTGGAAAAGGCTGCGGGCAAACAATTGCCGGCGGACAAAAAGTTCACCAACTCGGGCGGCCGGGCAATGGGTTACCTGACCCCAGCGTGGCGACCGTTTCGGCCGGGTGGCGAAAGTGGCCTGATGGTTTCGGACTACTTTCCGAAGGTCCGAGAGCATGCCGACAAACTGTGCGTGATCAATTCCTGTCATACCGACAGCCACGCCCACGGTTCTGCGCTGGTGGCGATGAACACGGGCAAGACACAGATTGGACGCCCTTCGCTAGGCAGTTGGTGTGTGTATGGGATGGGGTCCGAGAACGAGAATTTGCCTGGCTATGTCGTCATTCTTGACAAACGGGGTGGCCCCATCGGTGGTCAGTCAAATTGGTCCAGCGGTTTTATGCCCGGCACGTACAACGGAACGCTGTTTCGTCCGGTCGGCAATCCGATCTTGGATCTGAAAGGCCCTGACCACATTACACAGGCCGTCCAACGTGAACAGTTGGATCTGTTAGCGCGTTTCAATCAAAAACATTTGGCGGCACGGGCAGGTCGCCAGACGCTGGCCGATCGGATCGAAAGCTTTGAGCTGGCGTATCGCATGCAGGCGGCAACCCCCGAAGCGGTCGACCTCAGTCAAGAGAGCGCCGCGACGCTGGAAATGTATGGCGTCGGGCAAAAGCCAACCGATGAATACGGCCGAAACTGTTTGATCGCCCGGCGGTTGGTGGAACGCGGGGTTCGCTTTATCCAACTGTATTCCGGCGGCGGTCACTTAGAGGAAACTTGGGATGCTCACGAAAGCATCGAAAAGAATCACGGTGGCCACGCCGCAGAGGTGGACCAGCCGATCGCCGCACTGCTGACAGATCTGGAGCAACGCGGAATGCTAGAAGACACATTGGTCATTTGGGGCGGTGAATTTGGACGCATGCCATTCAGCGAAGGAAAGGATGCGCCCGGCCGCAACCACAATCCGTATGGATTCACGATGTGGATGGCCGGTGGGCATGTGAAGGGTGGAACGACTTACGGCAAAACCGACGAGCTTGGGTTCGAGGCCGTCGAGGATAAAGTGCATTTGCACGATTTGCACGCAACGATTCTGCATGCGATGGGGATGGACCACGAGTTGTTGTCGTGGTTCCATCAAGGGCGTGAAGAGACGCTGACGGACGTGGGAGGCCGCATTATTCATGATCTATTTGCATGA
- a CDS encoding ROK family transcriptional regulator, with amino-acid sequence MIEPVSSDPKLLSQMNQRAVLRILQSHGPQSRAEVTRLIGATRPTVSKAVASLLQSGLLEEFESPQATRGRPAKKLRLGGEASQIIGLVVDSPNCRIVAAGLDGELRPQTIQAFATPCDYDQLLRMFADCVAALCGGRMRTLGIGISVPGLFDYREGRSILSPNVPVTNGRCLAADLSARLGVECTVLQESDALCLAERHFGLATDLGDFAMLDASTGLGLGVMIAGELLKGSSGLAGEIGHLPMVPDGVRCGCGRSGCLETIASDTALARVVSDRLGEVLNIEQVVQRVRDGEIRVDRELRWVSQGLVFALVTAINLFNPETLFVHSRMLDLDDNFLDQLIRETESKALVPAFRNCRILRARGSKREGAIAGSIEHLTNSRITV; translated from the coding sequence ATGATTGAACCTGTTTCCAGTGACCCCAAGCTGCTGAGTCAGATGAACCAACGAGCTGTGCTGCGCATTTTGCAAAGCCACGGTCCGCAATCGCGTGCCGAGGTGACGCGTTTGATCGGCGCAACGCGGCCAACGGTTTCGAAAGCAGTCGCGTCGTTGTTGCAGTCGGGATTGTTGGAAGAGTTCGAATCGCCGCAAGCGACCCGCGGACGTCCGGCAAAGAAATTACGACTTGGCGGGGAAGCGTCCCAGATCATCGGACTCGTCGTCGATTCGCCCAACTGCCGCATCGTTGCGGCAGGGCTCGATGGCGAGCTGCGGCCGCAGACGATCCAAGCGTTTGCAACGCCATGCGACTATGACCAATTGCTGAGAATGTTCGCTGACTGTGTCGCAGCCCTGTGCGGCGGCCGGATGCGGACTTTGGGGATCGGCATCAGTGTCCCAGGGTTGTTTGACTACCGCGAGGGCCGATCGATACTGTCACCGAATGTGCCGGTGACCAACGGCCGTTGCTTGGCCGCCGATTTGTCCGCGCGATTGGGCGTGGAGTGCACGGTGCTGCAAGAGTCCGATGCGCTGTGTTTGGCCGAACGTCATTTCGGACTGGCGACAGACCTTGGCGATTTTGCCATGCTGGATGCCAGTACCGGGTTAGGGCTGGGCGTCATGATCGCCGGAGAGTTGTTGAAGGGCAGCAGCGGATTGGCGGGCGAAATCGGGCACTTGCCGATGGTGCCCGACGGAGTTCGTTGTGGGTGCGGCCGTTCGGGATGCCTGGAAACAATCGCCAGCGATACCGCGTTGGCGCGGGTCGTTTCGGATCGATTGGGGGAAGTGCTCAATATCGAACAAGTGGTGCAGCGCGTGCGTGATGGTGAAATCCGGGTCGATCGGGAACTGCGTTGGGTGTCTCAGGGGTTGGTATTTGCACTGGTGACAGCCATCAATTTGTTCAATCCGGAAACCCTGTTCGTGCATAGCCGCATGCTTGATCTGGACGATAATTTTTTGGATCAGCTGATTCGAGAAACCGAATCCAAGGCGCTAGTGCCTGCATTTCGAAATTGCCGGATCCTCCGCGCCCGCGGCAGCAAACGAGAAGGTGCGATCGCCGGCAGTATCGAACATCTAACCAATTCACGCATCACGGTGTGA
- a CDS encoding MlaE family ABC transporter permease translates to MSESAASISSLPRRDNASPLVRWVTEWGSAVVDGIMTIGDLSLFTFQMLRWMFTRLPSRGTLLINFYQIGALSLPVVALTGTFIGMVLAVQSYAQFHAIGLETRLGVVINSSLVKELGPVLAATMLAGRVGSAMAAVLGTMRVTEQIDALTTMGADPIHYLVVPRFLACILLIPALTIMADFMGIVGGYFYSVIILGIDHAAYLNHSREGVAGFDLFSGIFKSVFFGGIIAIVSCYRGFHCEPGAEGVGKAATTAFVYSFVLILSVDLFLTIVLNSIYYSLYPSGASFL, encoded by the coding sequence TTGTCCGAGTCGGCTGCATCGATTTCGAGTTTGCCCCGACGAGATAACGCGTCGCCGTTGGTCCGTTGGGTGACCGAATGGGGGTCTGCGGTAGTCGACGGCATCATGACGATCGGCGATTTGTCGCTGTTCACGTTTCAGATGCTGCGTTGGATGTTCACGCGATTGCCTTCGCGGGGAACCCTGCTGATCAATTTTTATCAGATCGGTGCGCTTAGCCTGCCCGTGGTGGCGCTGACGGGCACCTTCATCGGAATGGTCTTGGCCGTTCAAAGCTATGCCCAGTTTCACGCGATTGGTTTGGAGACACGGCTGGGCGTCGTGATCAACAGCAGTTTGGTCAAGGAACTTGGGCCCGTGTTGGCTGCGACCATGCTCGCCGGGCGTGTTGGCAGTGCGATGGCGGCTGTGCTTGGCACGATGCGTGTGACCGAACAGATCGATGCATTGACGACGATGGGAGCCGACCCGATTCATTATTTGGTGGTGCCACGATTCTTGGCGTGCATCCTGTTGATCCCGGCGCTGACGATCATGGCCGACTTCATGGGGATCGTCGGCGGCTATTTCTATAGTGTCATCATCTTGGGAATCGACCACGCTGCGTACCTGAACCACTCTCGCGAAGGCGTCGCCGGTTTCGACCTGTTCAGCGGGATCTTCAAGAGTGTGTTTTTCGGCGGCATCATCGCCATCGTTTCTTGCTATCGCGGGTTCCACTGCGAACCTGGGGCCGAGGGCGTTGGCAAAGCAGCGACCACCGCCTTTGTCTACTCGTTTGTGTTAATCCTTAGCGTCGACCTGTTCCTGACCATCGTCTTGAATTCGATCTACTACTCGCTTTATCCGTCGGGGGCATCGTTCCTGTGA